CTTATACTCAAGCAAGCAAAGTGCACCTCTATACGTGATCAGGAGGTGAGATTAGATTCCCTTGATCTCAAACCTGTATAAACAGCAGCACGAAGGCGTTTAGTCGTATAAGGGAGGTGTTCGGGGGATGTTTCTGAGCAGAGCGGACTACCTTGGGGAGCAGTACCTCCTCTTCTTTTACGCCTGCCGTCATTTCTGCGTCTTCACCTACAGTTGCAAGTCCTCTTGCAGTAAGGGCTGCGACATCTCCCAGCCTTTGTGCTTCAGCGGGTACATCTGTTTGAGCGTCATTTGTCGGATGTAGACCCCCAGAAAGCCCAGCACCAACACCACACCAAGGAACGAACCCCAGACGGGGGCATAGGAGTATTCCTTGACCGTGGGAGGGGCGCTGGGAGGGGTGCTGGGCAGGGATCGAACTGGCTCTTCGGCCAGCAGGTCCTTGACGTTAAAGAGGGAGCCGTTGTTTGGTAGAGGTCGGACGGACAGGATGTGGCACATGAGGGGGTACAGGTCGACAGCGGACATGGAGGTCTTGACGTAATTCTGGCGAAAGGCCGGCCCGTGAGCCACAAACAAAGGCTGCATGCTGTGTAAGGTGTTGTCATAGCCATGGTTCCCcactggagagaaaagaaaagaaacacattacgTTACATCGGTAATTATTCTTACACTGTTGCTATTATTCTATAGATCTCCAGTTTCCACATCACCATGAATCACAGGCATCACTTTTCGTTTAGAGATTTATGAAATCTGGCACTGCCGCTCTCTCAGATGATTTACTACCATCGCTGCCTGCCACGGCAAACTAGCAACTGCTCAATCGATCACTGCAGCGCACAAGCAAGACTGAAAATTACATCCAAACACACGAGCACAAAGCCTTCTGATGAAAAGTTAAGACTGGCTAACTGCTGCTCCGAAAATCTATCTGTGCTATTTCATCCTGGGAGAAGTGACCGGATTCACAAATCAGTCTGTGACGGCGGCATCAGTGGGTTCAACTACCATCTAATCAGGTGCAGCATCGCAGACTTATCTCAGTACCTactggagttttgtttttttttaatttacgtTGAACGTACGAGGATGAACATGCACGATCATGACAGCACCAATGGCTTCATGCGACTCCACCGATCGATGGTGGAGCAACATGTAAAAAAGCGACAGTTTTAAGGATCTGGCGGCCTGTTTGTTGAACACGTCACCTCCATCAACTGTGAACCTTATAACTGGCTCCTATGCAGTCAAATACTTAACATCCATATATATAACAGTTGAGGCATCGGGGTGACAAGCAtgtcataataaaaaaatgcCTTCAAGTGCCctacaaaaatagaaaatgccAACAAAGGCGAGCAAGAAGATGACTGACGGCTTCCAGCCGCAGACCCGACGAGGTCATTCTTACTGATTATCAAGAGACGAGGAGTTAAGCAGTAAGAAAAGATGATGTAATCTTTGGCTGCAGTGAAAAAACTCTGCCCTCCTTGATGCACAGTTTGAGATCTGAGAGTCTGAAGAGGAGgcgtttggaaaaaaaaaaaaaaaaagaagaagaataaaaaaaaatacctgcttGATTTGAATTGGATCAAGGAGAATAATTGGAGGCACTTGGAGGCGGTGCACTGCAAACATCcaaaacccacaaacacacacacacacagacacactcctgCTGTTTTTAGGGAAAGTAAATCTGGCTCTCTTTGTTAATTACTGCTGGTATAACATGAGCTAGCTCTGGTTCAGCGACTGAAAATAAATCTCCTGAGAGGCTATTAATAGAGCAGCAGGAACCTGCTGTTTGATACAACCGGATAGAGCAGCTCTGCCACCAGAACACTGAGGTTTAAAAATACGTACACATGAAGGGCCCGGTCCTGTTCTGCATGATGGTCCAGCCCTCCTTGGCCTCCAGGATGATGGGCATGATCCTAACGTTGTGCTGATAATGGAAGTGTGCGGGAATTTCCTCCTTCTTGTACACCACCATGTTGGGGTTTGCATCCACCAGCAGACTATACACCTCCTCGAGCCTCCCTGCAAGACAGATGATGAAGCAACGGTGGAAAATGTCCACAGATCCAAAAATATTCTAGATTAAGCTCAATACTCCTGAAATGTACAAACATTACAAGGGTAGAATCGGTCACCTGTTAAATTcatccaacaaaacaaacagagggcaAAAGATCACCGGAGTACCtacaaactgctgctaactgtagctgccgttagctagttagctcagttagccatgcagctagcggttcgGACTCAGGGAGCTCAGAGAACAGCAGAGTGTTAATGTTTACTCTGGCCAGGTTTGggttgttagcatgctaacttctgtagaCACTTCAGTGACACAATACGTAGAAATCCTGATTTCAAAGCTGCTatttcatcacttcctgttgataCATGTTTCCAACTcaaattcctacatattgcacctttaaaatagtTATTTGACATTTATGGAAATATGctagagttagatgagaagattcaTGCAACTCTCGTGTCTGCACGATTATGAAACATCAACCGgcagcttagcttagtttagctaGGAGGTcaaaagttaaataaattacacttaacatgttaattagtgagctttttGGTCTCTGgcaggcttttttgttttgagctgACACAAGCTAGCTGCTTCTCCCTGTTTCCAGCCCTTATGATATGCTAACCGTCTCCTAGCAGCAGCCTAATAATTACAGAACAGGTGTGGACGTCAttagcatatttcccaaaaaatCGCACCCAATTTCTTTCATCAAGTTCATTGACAGAAttgaatgtgacacattttaaagcGGTACCTTCTTTGGGAAGTATTCCCACCACTGGACTCTTGTCCACCCAGGTGTACAGGTCTCTGCTCACATACACGTCCAGCTCTATGATCTTATCCGCTGAGAGCTGTGCCATCCCGTGGTCGCTGGTCACTATCAGGTTGACTTTCTCGTACAGTCCCGCCTTCTTCAGCTCGTTCATGAGGAAGCCGAGCTTCTCGTCGATCCCGGCGATGACCACGTCCATGAGGGGACTCTGAGGTCCCAGCATGTGCCCGCTCTCGTCCGGCTCCTCCCAGTACAGAACTGCAAAATCCACTGCTTCTTCCCCGGGCGCAGAGAACCACTCAACGATCCGCTCCACCCTGGTTTCGAAGGAGACTGATGCGTTATACTGGAGGAACTCATTGGGGTACATGCCGTGGATCTTCACGTCGGACCCCGGCCACATCGCTGCCCCGCTCCGCCCTCCAGCTTTCTGGACGGTCACCCAAAGAGGCACCGCCTCTTCCCACCACTGCGACTCATAAATACTGTCCGTCTCCATGGAGAAGGAGCGGTTGAGAACGGGATCATACATCTCGTTGGCCACGATGCCATGAGACTCAGCGTACAGCCCCGTCACCAGGCTGTAGTGGTTGGGGAAGGTTTTGGTGATGTAAGCGCTCTCCACCTGCTTCACCATCACCCCCTTTTCCATGAGGCTGTTGAAGTTGGGCGTCGGGACCCGGTCGATGTAATCCCAGCGGAAGCCGTCGAaggacaggagcagcagcttgGGCCGGTCCGCCACACAAGGGCCCCGGTGTCCATGCTGGTGCAGGTGACTGAGAGAGaccagaggcagcagcagggcccACAGGACGACCAGAGGACCGCAGCCTCCTCGCAGCACGATGCCCGGCATAGTGACGTGTGTGTGACGAGAAAACctacgaacacacacagaaacttcTTAGGAGGAACTCGGTGAGGCGAAGCAATGAACCTTTCTATTCCGGACAGAAGTGTGTGGACAATCGTGCTCACATTCGTCTGTTTGACGAGGATTTGGGGTTGTTTTAGTACATTTTGTAAATCCCAAGTTTCATCTTGGTACGATATTTTATAAATTCTTTGGACGACGATACGATATTTGCAGATATCTCAAATGTCATCTGCACATTTAACACAATCGTTCAAAATTATCTAAACTCACAGAAAGAAACTAAAATGtgatttgacagttttattacTGAGCTCTTCGGTGGAAACTCTATTTTATCCGTgcttcaaaacatttaaatggaaaacaatccTTTCTTTACAATAAAAAGAACGGATTTTGCATTGACGCTACTGGATCATTGATTTGTAAATCATTATATCAATCCAGATCAATGTGTAGTTGTCCCCCTATTATATATGAGAATATACTCTGATTCTCTGTTAGAGAAACAGAcatatctttgggttttgaactgCTGGTTAGAATTAAACAGACATGTAAAGATGTCATCTTTGTCTCTGAGGCTTGTGTTGGATTTTAAATGATCATATTACTAATCAGTCTACTGGAAAAGCGATCAATAgttgaaaatataataaaaatatcagCTGCAGCAtgagagtaaaagtaaaattcaCTTGATTATCAGAGTAATTCAGCTTTAAAGCCCCATCACGTTCCTAAAATAGCCCAAATTCCAGCCCATAATAACAGGACTTGCATACTGGGATGGATTTGATATTTCCGGTTCTACATCTCAGGAATCAGCCAGCAGACATTAGCAGTGAAGACATCGCAGGTCTGGATGTGTAATAATAGAAACAAACTCTTTAATGCCAGCAGCCACATTACAGAGGAGGCAGGCTCGGTGTCGAGCGAGCAGCTGCAACCACACACAGAACCGGCACCGGGTCCAGTTCTACATGAGCGGGTCAGCTGAAGCGACGTGATGGAATTCAGATGCACGaattggaagaagaagaagaagaagaagaagaagaaaacaaaacaaataacaggctgaatgttgtgttgttgtctaCAATCCTACCTTGTTGTCGGATCCTGCACTGGTTCTCCTTCTGCGCTGCACGACGAGATAAACAGCCCCGGAGGAAGTCCCGCCTCCTGACCCGCTGCTGAGCGTCTGGCTCTGTCTCCCCTCCGCGTCGCTTCTGTGTACTGACGGGCATCAAACCAGACGAGATCATCTGAAGACGAGGAGGCTGTCCGAAGATTCCTGCAAGTGCATGCTTCGCCTCACGGAGAGCtgcacagctcctcctccttcctcctccttcctcctcctccccaaaAAATCCAGCACACAGGTTCCGATGACGTAATGTGGGATGAGGAAGGAGaaggtgggaggaggaagaaagagagagagagagagagattttatAAATAGACATGTTGGTGTCAGTCAGGTGACTGACAATCATTTTCACTCAGGattaaaaatttaaatcagaaattaaaaaaatagtgCGTTCATGCGCATGACGTCACCTTTACAGCTTGTTGACGGTGACGCAAAACATCTGCACCCGACACGACCCTCCGCAGACAAACAGTGCAAATAATCTGACACTCAAACACAGTGCTGCTCTCATTCTGTCAGCGATTCTTCCGTCTGAAACAGTGACGCACATCGACCGCGAGGTGTCAGCAGAGCTCTTTTACAATCAGCAGCCAGGAGAAATAAAGATGGCATCTACATAATGACGCTGCACGGTGACAGTGAGAGTGTTTCTGACCTGCTGGCGAGCTCCTCCATTTGTTTCTGATGCTCAACACTCTCATGCATCACCTGATTGCTGTCTCTCATTCTGATAATAATGTTAGTTTTACTGGTTTCAgatcaataaacaaataacGGATGATGTGATGTTATGTGTCAAGGTGGATTCCTGGGGAGGATTCATGTACTGCCCGGTGGAATTAGCTCAACATTTCAGCAGTAGTGATGCTCACATCAACGCATGCATAGTAATCCAACACCCAGCTGGCAcccagtagagtgcatacctccgccaaggcccaacagcccCTCATTTGTGCTCCACTCACCTAAATTTACCAGATTTATTTCATCAagatctgatgttaaatgtttgaaaaaccCGCCAGATTTCACATGGTTaaagaaagtggaaaaaaaaaaaagttcctttgATCAGATCCGCACTAAAATTTAACCGGGTCTATTCTGGACCGAGATCCATCCGCCATCCAAGTTTCGTGTAAATAcgttcagttgtttttgtgtaatccaggtgacaaaccaacaaacaaacaaacaaaacataaccaCCTGGGCCTGAGGATTTCTGCATACTGTAACAAGTAATTTACTTTTGGTACTGATAATTTAAActttaataaacattttgagTGTATATCATTTCTAACTTAGTATTTCTAGACTGTGGTGTTGCGATTTACAATATCTGAGCAGCTCTTCCATCTCTGTATGATTTGCGATTATGACTGAAAGCTCCACAGCTAATAAGCGGATCTCGAGCCGAGAagttcatttttaaaccaacagagacgagaagagagagagaaaactgaggGAAATCAAACATCTATCGTCTGCTGAAGGAATAACCAATAAAGAGACCTCGAGATGAGACGGTTTTGCTGCTCGCTGTTTCCAAGAGcgacactgaacctttaaatgCACCATGATGTTTGTGAGGTTAAAGAGTATGTTAGACATTTCTCTCTCGCTCAATCACGGAAGCATTAAATCAGGAATATCTTCAATAATCCTCCATCAATCAGTCAGTTAGACTTCAGAGAACCTATAGCAAATGTTACTGAAGCATGTTGTGGAGGCTCTGAATTTAAAATATCCATCTGAAACCAGTAGGATCAACAATGAAATGTAGATTTAATGGGTTGTTTCCTTATTATATTCATGTAGAGCCTACAAGCTGCTCAGTGTTTTACCTTAAGGACTCAAGAGTATCTGATACCGCGGAGCTTTTGagcacaatgaaaacaatcttAAAATCTATTCTAACCCCCGGGGAGACGTTTCAAGACTGGAGGGTTGAGATCATATTTACCAGTTTGAGTTGGACGTAACACAACTGTGCAGATGGCTCAACAAAAGGCCGGTGGAGTAGCTGAATCGACTGGTAACAAGGTGACAGAATTATTTAAAGTGAACTaaagaaatatttaattaaagggTTATTATAAGAAACCGAAACATAAGACCTCCAGGCGAGTACCCGACTCATTAATTCACTGTGAGACATTTAAAGGCAACGATAATTTAAAGTAATGACCCACATTTGACCAAttctcaaataaatgtgttgttacTCTTGCTACTCTGTGATGAcaattcataaaaatgtaactgaacAACACACCTTACATTTGATATACGACATATATATAATTATTCATGaagtttttattgatttattatagGTGTTCTGAGAATGTGACCatcaaaaatgatcaaaaatatacatacagcattacagaaagttgttttaaacaaattttCTTCATATCGTGGCTTCTAAACATCTTCTGAGTGATTATGACTGACAACAGCTGGTGATTTTCCCTAACAGGACTTGTTGGATACACCCCATTAACCACGAACACCACAATGGGAGAAatcttttaatatttattctTAAAGGTTCCCTTCACACATCTATAAACATGAGGCACATACTAAGAAATCCTCTAACGTATGTCTGACAAtcctaaaaaaaatctaagtTTCACTGCAGGACACACGTTTGTGCACTCGAGGTTTCAGGTCATGTTTGTGTGGATGCTGAAAAGTGGACCAGGATTGTTCTCCTGaactacttttgatttttggTGTCATCTACACCGAGAAAACTCAATCAGAATCCGTCAGTGCTGTGACATAATTAGTTTTTTTGAGCGTAGCGCCACCAACAGGATGATGATATCTTATATTTTGTGGATGCAGTCACGTTGAtgctcccctcaggatgaactgttATCTCTATGACGACCACCctccatcatcaggtcaacacTGTCATGCTAATTAGCGAATGGTAGCATGCTATCACGCTGTAATAAGATGGTGAAGATGATGCACATTATCATTGTCAGACATTAACATGTAGCATTATCACTGTGCACACCTCTAAAGCTTTACTATGGAATATATGgtgcatgtattttttttttttaaatgctgatttaatgtttattaatcGTAGGTAATCATGATGTGATCAGCTCTGTCTCGATGTGCTCTCAGTAGGAATGAAAGAAGAATATTTTGGGGGATTATTTCTCGTGAGCGTGGAtcccttttgtgttttttttttcttttatgcacGTATGTGTTGTAACGTGTTGCTCTTTGTTGTGTATTCGCTTCATTTAAGCTGACAGGGTGAATCTGAATGTGTCGCAGCCATCAAGCTACCTGCTCCTGTGTGTTCTGGGTTGACTTGTCGAACATCCATGTAGAAACGAAGGGTTTTGTTCGTTTGGGCAGGAAAGCTCTGTCTATTGTGAGATTAGTCTCTCTCTGTCGGTCTATTGTGATGTTACACAAGAATGTGGAGGATGcttttgttaatttctttgtacaatgttctttttttttttttccgtgacATGGTAGAATATGGGGAGGACCATTGTTTTATAGAAGGAGTTCTAGATTATTATTGTTCCAGGGTAGGTGTGAAGAGTTTACATTAGACTGGATGTTTCAGAATATTGAATTTAACTCTATTCAACATGTGTTTGTAAACTTTTCATTGAAAAGAGTCAGATAGTCAGTTGAATAAATGACTCAAAATCAACTGGCAACTATTTGATCATTTGATTCCATAATTATTTTTCaatgacaaaacatgttttggtgaCGGCTTATTAAACTATCTGCTTTTTTTACACCACTGGTTAAGCAGAAAGACGTCACCTTGGAATTGTTAACGATAtatttcttttgtaattttatGACATTTCAAAGAGTAAATGATTCATGGACTCATGAAGAGAACAATTACCAggttaatcaataatgaaacaaaatcaaTTTCAGCTGCAGCCCTACATTTAAGCTTGAGGGACATTGGAGTTACGGGACAAATTGATGCATGAGCAGTGAGTTAAAGTCGCTCGTGGAAGTAATGGAGTTGTTTCTCAGATTTAAACCAAAAGTAAGGACTCTTCAGAAAAAACAACCCCTAGACCAAACAAAAGACAGGTACCTGTTATGTTAAGGATTAGTATTATGTCCTAAATTTACGACATGAAACCGACTTTTGGCCGAAACAGATCAGACCGTTTGCAACAAAGCTAAGGTTGGTAAGATTGTAGAAACCAGCTGTCATGTCTCCCTCCGAAGTCtttcctccaaaacacatgaacacactctTCAGTGTCCTTGCCAACCGTGTCCATCTAACTCATGtctacatgtaaacacaacacgtATCCATAGTATTTGTGTATGTGGCTGTATGTTCGCTCACGTGACTAGCTTGCTTAGCTCGGGCAGTATGTCTGTATTTGGTATCCACATGGCTGCAGGCGTTTGTGAGATTTGACTTCATCATCCGACCAATATCTCAGCGCGTCCACGTGGACTGTGTAtaaatgttgtctgtgttcGGACCCCCGCTTCGTTTTTTACGGCCCCCAGAGCAGATTTACACGGGGCAGAGTTTGAATCTGCCCTCATGTAATTGGACAACACTTCAATTCCCTTTCACACACTCAGTTGTTCTTGGTAGCTTTTATGTAAACAGACGCTATGGGATGTTTATTGGATGTTGCCTTACCGTGACAATCCTCTTATTAACACAatgccatttatctgatgaaAGTCCATGCAGTCCTGACACTTCGCCCCACTCCCCCGAGCATGAACAGGTAAAATGTACATGTACGACTAAGCGGTCGTGTAACAGGTTAAACTGGGACTGGGCCTATATCTGACCTGTAAACGGGCACGAAAGTTTCCCAGAATTTACGCTCTAACTCGAGGGAAAAACTCACACATGGAAATATCCCAAAGCCTGATCTTTCAACCCCTCTGCACTAGTTTGCGACAGTCTTTGGAGCCTCTGCTGCTCGGTTTGTACCTCGTTGTCCGCTGAGTTTTTACTCTGGCCGAGGAAAGCGAGCGATTCACAGTATTTTGCAAGTGATGCACGAATGTGATACACCAGATAGGTGTCCTTGGCACGCTGCATCAGCAGATGAGGTATCTGAATGGGTATCGAGGGAGAAAACATTGAATAACTATCTCAAGGTTTAGTGATGATACATTCATGAGCGGCCTTCTTCTTTTAATATGTCACCACCTGCCCTAAATCTCCCCGTTTAcatcaacactgacaacatttttattcatatatatatatatatatatatatatatatatatatatatatatatattttttttttttttttttttttcatgaaatacACTTCTAACAGAGGGTAAATTAAAAGTAGAGAAATTCAATTACAAAGCAGAGATACATGGCAACACCTTGTGCAATGTTTACAACACTGAGATCTGGCAACACCAGTAATCAAGCCCAGCCCACACAtgcaaaaggaaaatatatTGATGGGCTGTGATCCAGATCTTACCCATTCATTATGATTATCACACATATTTGCTAGTAACCcctaaataataaaaaaaaaagaaacgatgaacatttcttttgaaaTTCCCGCCTCTGCACGAGCTCTGACACACGTTCCCCGCCAGAAATTAAGTATTTTGAAAAGTTTTATCATTGCATtacacacccaaacacattATGTCACTATTAACACAATACGGCATTTCCTGGTCCAGCGTTTTGCTCATTTTACAGCATTATTTCTACTCATGAGCTATCCAGTTATTATGCTGGATAATCCTGGTGTTAGCAGACGGATTTACACAAATGAACCGCCGCTGCACTTGGAGTGAACTTGTAGCACAATGCAGCCTTTAATCTGTTGGTACACCTGTCagatattcttttatttatacaCTCTCAGTTCTTCATCATGAAATAAAcaccccaccacacacacacacacacacacacacacacacacacacacacacacacacacacacacacacacacacacacacacacactcagaggttTAATTCGTCTGCAGTAGTGACCTTATTCATTACATTGTTTTTACTAGTATCATGTTCCTGCAGGGCCTGGCGCCTCTGCAGTGATGCTCCCCATTTGTTGTGCAGAAACGTGGTGTATGATTACTCTGGTTCTTTGGAGCAGCAACTACAAGACACACAATGCAGGCCAGCTCTTCTGGAGCTCGTCTATGGCTCGACATTGTTGCCATTGTGCCccgtttctttctttctttccttttttttttttttttgctggtcctttgtgtttttatttacaacattctctctttctcttctctcgtCCTACATTACCCAGATCCACCGAGAGTCGGCCCCGCTTTCATTGGCCTGTCTCCACTTTCCCTCTCAGCCACCGCCGTCTGGTGGGATCTGCGCACAAAGAGCGCGCAGCCAATCACAGGCGCCCTCTGATAAATCTCGGCCAATGCCCGCGGCTCTCTTATTTACATAGAGACGTGGCGAGCCAATCGGGAGTCGGCACAGGAGAGGATTTTGACCCCTCTACCCAATGGCTGCGTGAGGTATAGAGTTTTGGGGAGTGCATATAATCAACATATTATCGAAGGTGCTTAGATATTGATCCTGTATTTCGAGGTAGTTCAAATTCGCCTCTCTTGGACCTTCGGGTTTGACcttaatttttttccccagcccGGTGGAGAGTAAAAATCACGCGTAAAAATGCCGAAGAGAAAGGTGAGtgtcgggtttttttttctctctctgtgccatcAGGCTCACTTCACTGTAGTTTTTCTGCTCTTtgcatttgaggggaaaatAGCGGTGCGCGATTTTCTGTCGAGGCAGGTGAGCTGATGCCAAAGTTTTGGAGGAGGGGAAGCGTCTCTTCGTCCGCAGCCCTCTCAGGTGTATTTCAACGCGCCCTCGCCGTGTATGCGAGACGTTCCCCCAACACTATTTGTCATCTTTTACACCATACATGTGCCGTGTGTTCATCCCAATGGCCGTTCCTGTGGTCGTTTTATATGCCACTTCCCTCTCCACTGTGCGCACTGGTGAATGTCAGACGGACCCGCCGGATGGATGGATGCGTAAAATCCCGTAGGAGATGTGCGCGATGATTATTTCTTCCTGGGaagccctcttttttttttctatgtcgCGCATGTATGAGACTTATCGATTCCTGACTAATGTGTGAGCTCAACCGTGAAATTATTGAGAAattcaccaccaccaccttgtGTCAGTTCGGTCCTCCAGCGGTGGTGAACAGACGCCAAAAACCCCGATTGAACGAGCACCCAGAtccagatggagagagaaaaggaataAAGAAAGAGGGGATCAGAGACAATCGCTCcgctgtgttaaaaaaaaaaaaaaaaaaaaaaaaaagaggccgTGACACTGTCTAAACAGCGGTGCACGACGAGCTCCAGCACATTGTATCAGCGCATACATGGAAATGGGGCTTTTCGACCATCCAAAAACTGCCATTGTCTGCGCAGATTCGCCTTTGAGGACAGAGAATGGGAGGCCTCTAGGGGCGGAGGTCGCCCACATGCAAATGATGCGAATGCCAACCTGCAGGCTAAaaccaacattttcttttttttcgctGTCCACGG
This region of Acanthopagrus latus isolate v.2019 chromosome 22, fAcaLat1.1, whole genome shotgun sequence genomic DNA includes:
- the enpp5 gene encoding ectonucleotide pyrophosphatase/phosphodiesterase family member 5 — encoded protein: MPGIVLRGGCGPLVVLWALLLPLVSLSHLHQHGHRGPCVADRPKLLLLSFDGFRWDYIDRVPTPNFNSLMEKGVMVKQVESAYITKTFPNHYSLVTGLYAESHGIVANEMYDPVLNRSFSMETDSIYESQWWEEAVPLWVTVQKAGGRSGAAMWPGSDVKIHGMYPNEFLQYNASVSFETRVERIVEWFSAPGEEAVDFAVLYWEEPDESGHMLGPQSPLMDVVIAGIDEKLGFLMNELKKAGLYEKVNLIVTSDHGMAQLSADKIIELDVYVSRDLYTWVDKSPVVGILPKEGRLEEVYSLLVDANPNMVVYKKEEIPAHFHYQHNVRIMPIILEAKEGWTIMQNRTGPFMLGNHGYDNTLHSMQPLFVAHGPAFRQNYVKTSMSAVDLYPLMCHILSVRPLPNNGSLFNVKDLLAEEPVRSLPSTPPSAPPTVKEYSYAPVWGSFLGVVLVLGFLGVYIRQMTLKQMYPLKHKGWEMSQPLLQEDLQL